The following are encoded together in the Streptomyces rapamycinicus NRRL 5491 genome:
- a CDS encoding SSI family serine proteinase inhibitor, translating to MPLLHRLAVTAALTTAATAGALAPAAATPLPLPLPFDGESADRLVITVSETGEADDAATFLLNCHPTGGTHPRARAACRQLDSQTVWGRDPFAPVSPDAMCTGQYGGPATARVTGHWAGRPVNAWFNRTNGCEIARWNRFSVVLRTPGS from the coding sequence ATGCCCCTGCTGCACCGCCTCGCCGTCACCGCCGCGCTGACGACCGCCGCCACCGCGGGCGCGCTGGCACCCGCCGCGGCCACGCCGCTGCCGCTGCCCCTGCCGTTCGACGGGGAGAGCGCCGACCGGCTTGTGATCACCGTGAGTGAGACGGGTGAGGCCGACGACGCCGCGACGTTTCTGCTGAACTGCCACCCGACCGGCGGTACGCACCCCCGGGCGCGGGCCGCGTGCAGGCAGCTGGATTCGCAGACGGTGTGGGGCCGGGATCCGTTCGCGCCGGTGTCGCCGGACGCGATGTGCACCGGGCAGTACGGCGGGCCTGCCACGGCTCGGGTGACGGGGCACTGGGCGGGGCGTCCCGTCAACGCCTGGTTCAACCGCACCAACGGGTGTGAAATCGCCCGATGGAATCGGTTCTCCGTCGTTTTGCGCACGCCTGGGAGCTGA
- a CDS encoding PAS domain-containing protein codes for MSSRPSRGAARLAAILDALPDALLLVNCNGTIVNANHHALESFEAPGTALVGRGLLDLLPSFDPNRIPGSMRRPDETQGDGSKPTRMMARRTDGAQFPVEVTSANLEDGRTPYADQYSYTGDELLMLIVRDLTGTLDTEAELARQQRQTEMILRAAAEGVVGVDTEGKVVLVNPSAAQILGYRASDMGGQELHSLVHHSRPDGSPFPYEESPLADTLRSGRKHRVRGQVLWAKDGSQVPVDLTTAPVRDGDQLVGAVLTFTDRRAEKAMAAEHAEEVESLTSRHTEKVESLTTRHAEELEGLTTQHTKALEELRTRLTEERARYAAQLESATARNSQLLAVLDQSLRGPLLQLRRELGVLADDPAGQLWPEANQILHHLAAGYTRMTTLVDNVLSYQRLDSSGEELARRTVSMDEVVSAGVEGAVELIGPGRAQFAVHAPPIDAEVDAERLAQALAHLIADVAGVDSTGNAASGVAASDSTIVVAAAQRGDVVRIEVRGPYAGGDPVHEPIVRGIVRLHGGVLQTHEMPGMGGHAYVLEVPMSAAAAAEQKRMDGDAAGQSGGTQGQGTSGTGTGAGTGTGAGTGTGAGMGAGTAGGNATGQTPTGRRARHGGAPGDTPGGTSGGGTQGGGTQGNGTQGGGTHGNGTQGGTPPPNLRKADPRKADPRTAEPHTADPRTVDPRTAAPQGAPGTAPDAPATSPAALPAVVGENTAAQQQNAAEPANPPRPTGRRRARPHPDEDPAAARAANPGQNSEGAATGSHRHARGGAPEAAGPQPTGPAAMGVVPPQGIPAQQPQGRRARRGAPAQEQGGPQTANAPAPAQGAGGRPALALPAASADTPQQPAQPAASGMPALPAARTPEEQQPNWGQDTSGGQPQEVPPTGRRRARRALGEAPEQPTPDQAQAPGQPQSQPQQSQPQPAGDPGLVRSPFALPPAAADRAQPGALPPELGPAGLVPAQHGPREARGGAPQPQQGGGLAVRGEPVPPNGAARPGGWPSDPAQGQGQDPRRPQPQPQAQGPQPAASGMPALPAARTPEEQQPNWGQDTSGGQPQEVPPTVPPTGRRRARRALGEAPEQPQAQTGPQPAETSGRPPAQQSAQSPAQWPDAPAQPRPQPLPAEAPPSADTTQGRAISVRTLGQGVPFAQQVGEQPQGRSAQGQPQGRPPQGQQQTPSGGTSTGGGRRRKLAARPEMTDQGAPAELQPAGNRANTGPQPHTGQPTHGGQQPHTGPQPHPGPQTGAQPRPQPGPGAQPQRAVGQSQGSGRTFAIGAPDEGAEGPEPLDGPNGAVEIVDDRTPPPDDELPPEPLDNPRRLLVWPAPDMSTQQALSDRGYRPVIVNSREEVDAQIAAYPAALFVDPLTGPITRTALQSLRTAAVAAEVPVLVTAGLGQATREAAYGADPAVLLKALAPRDSEQHPSRVLLIEEHEPIAMALTATLERRGMQVARAATDADAVSLAAQMRPNLVVMDLMQVRRRRAGIVDWLRGNGLLNRTPLVVYTSADIDPANLSRLASGETVLFLAERSTSAEVQSRIVDLLAKIGTN; via the coding sequence GTGAGCAGCAGGCCATCCCGAGGCGCTGCTCGCCTCGCGGCGATACTCGACGCCCTCCCGGACGCGCTGTTGCTGGTCAACTGCAACGGCACGATCGTCAACGCCAACCACCACGCGCTGGAGTCCTTCGAGGCTCCGGGCACCGCCCTGGTCGGCCGTGGTCTGCTCGATCTGCTCCCCTCCTTCGATCCCAATCGCATTCCCGGGTCGATGCGGCGCCCCGACGAGACACAGGGGGACGGCAGCAAGCCGACCCGGATGATGGCCCGGCGCACCGACGGGGCGCAGTTCCCCGTCGAGGTGACCAGCGCGAATCTGGAGGACGGGCGGACTCCTTACGCCGATCAGTACAGCTACACCGGCGATGAGCTGCTGATGCTCATCGTGCGCGACCTGACCGGGACGCTCGACACCGAGGCCGAACTCGCCCGTCAGCAGCGCCAGACCGAGATGATCCTGCGCGCGGCGGCGGAGGGCGTGGTCGGCGTGGACACCGAGGGCAAGGTGGTCCTCGTCAACCCGTCCGCCGCGCAGATCCTCGGCTACCGGGCCAGCGACATGGGCGGTCAGGAGCTTCACTCTCTTGTACACCACTCGCGCCCGGACGGTTCCCCCTTCCCGTACGAGGAATCGCCCCTCGCCGACACCCTGCGCTCCGGCCGCAAGCACCGGGTGCGCGGCCAGGTGCTGTGGGCGAAGGACGGAAGCCAGGTCCCGGTCGATCTGACCACCGCGCCCGTCCGCGACGGCGACCAACTCGTGGGCGCCGTGCTGACCTTCACCGACCGACGGGCCGAGAAGGCCATGGCGGCCGAGCACGCCGAGGAGGTCGAGAGCCTCACCTCCCGGCACACGGAGAAGGTCGAGAGCCTCACCACCCGGCACGCCGAGGAGCTGGAGGGGCTCACCACCCAGCACACGAAGGCCCTGGAGGAGCTGCGGACGCGGCTCACCGAGGAGCGCGCGCGGTACGCGGCACAGCTGGAGTCCGCCACCGCCCGGAACAGCCAGCTGCTCGCCGTGCTGGACCAGTCCCTGCGCGGACCGCTGCTGCAGCTGCGCCGTGAGCTCGGCGTGCTCGCCGACGACCCGGCCGGGCAGCTGTGGCCCGAGGCCAACCAGATCCTGCACCACCTCGCCGCCGGCTACACCCGGATGACCACGCTCGTCGACAACGTCCTGAGCTATCAGCGGCTCGACTCGAGCGGCGAGGAGCTGGCCCGCCGTACGGTCTCGATGGACGAGGTCGTATCGGCCGGTGTCGAGGGCGCGGTCGAGCTGATCGGGCCGGGGCGCGCGCAGTTCGCCGTGCACGCCCCGCCGATCGACGCCGAGGTGGACGCGGAGCGGCTGGCCCAGGCGCTCGCCCATCTGATCGCGGACGTGGCAGGGGTCGATTCCACCGGCAACGCCGCCTCGGGCGTCGCGGCGAGCGACTCCACGATCGTGGTCGCGGCGGCGCAGCGCGGCGATGTCGTACGGATCGAGGTCCGCGGACCGTACGCGGGCGGCGACCCGGTGCACGAGCCGATCGTGCGCGGGATCGTGCGCCTGCACGGGGGCGTGCTCCAGACCCATGAGATGCCGGGCATGGGCGGGCACGCGTACGTCCTGGAGGTACCGATGTCGGCGGCGGCAGCCGCCGAGCAGAAGCGCATGGACGGTGACGCCGCCGGACAGAGCGGCGGTACGCAGGGGCAGGGCACCTCGGGCACGGGCACGGGTGCCGGTACGGGCACGGGTGCCGGTACGGGTACGGGTGCCGGTATGGGCGCGGGCACGGCGGGCGGCAACGCCACCGGCCAGACCCCGACCGGACGCCGCGCCCGGCACGGAGGGGCCCCCGGCGACACGCCGGGCGGCACCAGCGGCGGAGGCACGCAGGGCGGCGGCACTCAGGGGAACGGTACGCAGGGCGGCGGCACGCACGGCAACGGCACGCAGGGCGGTACGCCTCCGCCCAACCTCCGTAAGGCCGACCCGCGTAAGGCCGACCCGCGTACGGCCGAGCCCCACACGGCCGATCCCCGTACGGTCGACCCGCGCACCGCCGCTCCGCAGGGCGCCCCGGGGACGGCCCCTGACGCGCCCGCGACCTCACCCGCCGCGCTGCCCGCGGTCGTCGGCGAGAACACCGCGGCCCAGCAGCAGAACGCGGCCGAGCCCGCGAACCCGCCACGGCCCACCGGACGGCGCAGGGCGCGCCCCCATCCCGACGAGGACCCGGCGGCGGCCAGGGCCGCGAACCCCGGCCAGAACTCCGAGGGAGCCGCCACCGGCAGCCATCGCCACGCTCGCGGCGGCGCACCGGAAGCGGCCGGTCCGCAACCGACGGGCCCCGCCGCCATGGGCGTTGTGCCGCCGCAGGGCATTCCGGCCCAGCAGCCCCAGGGCCGTCGCGCCCGGCGCGGCGCCCCGGCGCAGGAGCAGGGCGGGCCTCAGACCGCCAACGCGCCCGCCCCCGCGCAGGGTGCGGGCGGCCGACCTGCCCTCGCCCTGCCCGCGGCCTCCGCCGACACGCCCCAGCAGCCCGCCCAGCCGGCCGCGTCGGGCATGCCCGCGCTGCCCGCCGCCCGCACCCCCGAGGAACAGCAGCCCAACTGGGGCCAGGACACAAGCGGCGGTCAACCGCAGGAGGTCCCGCCCACCGGACGGCGCCGCGCCCGCCGCGCGCTGGGCGAGGCGCCCGAGCAGCCGACACCCGACCAGGCGCAGGCCCCTGGCCAGCCGCAATCGCAGCCTCAGCAGTCCCAGCCGCAGCCCGCGGGGGATCCCGGCCTCGTCCGCTCCCCCTTCGCGCTGCCCCCGGCCGCCGCCGACCGGGCGCAGCCCGGCGCGCTGCCGCCCGAACTCGGCCCGGCCGGGCTCGTCCCCGCGCAGCACGGGCCTCGCGAGGCGCGGGGCGGCGCGCCCCAGCCGCAGCAGGGCGGGGGGCTGGCCGTAAGAGGTGAGCCCGTACCGCCCAACGGCGCGGCGCGGCCCGGTGGCTGGCCGTCCGACCCCGCTCAGGGGCAGGGCCAGGACCCGCGCCGGCCTCAGCCCCAGCCGCAGGCCCAAGGCCCTCAGCCCGCCGCGTCGGGCATGCCCGCGCTGCCCGCCGCCCGCACCCCCGAGGAACAGCAGCCCAACTGGGGCCAGGACACAAGCGGCGGCCAGCCGCAGGAGGTCCCGCCCACCGTCCCGCCCACCGGACGGCGCCGCGCCCGCCGCGCGCTGGGCGAGGCACCGGAGCAGCCCCAGGCCCAGACTGGTCCGCAGCCCGCGGAGACCAGCGGGCGCCCACCGGCCCAGCAGTCGGCGCAGTCCCCCGCGCAGTGGCCGGACGCGCCCGCGCAGCCGCGTCCGCAGCCGCTGCCAGCCGAAGCCCCGCCGAGTGCCGACACCACCCAGGGGCGCGCGATCAGCGTGCGCACCCTGGGCCAAGGGGTGCCGTTCGCCCAGCAGGTGGGGGAGCAGCCCCAGGGCCGGTCCGCACAGGGCCAGCCGCAGGGACGCCCGCCGCAGGGTCAGCAGCAGACGCCCTCCGGAGGCACCAGTACGGGGGGCGGCAGGCGGCGCAAGCTGGCCGCCCGGCCCGAGATGACGGACCAGGGCGCCCCGGCAGAGCTGCAGCCGGCCGGCAACCGGGCGAACACCGGACCGCAGCCCCACACCGGGCAGCCCACGCACGGCGGCCAGCAGCCCCACACCGGACCGCAGCCCCACCCCGGTCCGCAGACCGGCGCACAGCCCCGTCCCCAGCCCGGGCCGGGGGCGCAGCCGCAGCGGGCGGTGGGCCAGTCGCAGGGCTCCGGCCGTACGTTCGCCATCGGCGCGCCGGACGAGGGCGCCGAGGGGCCGGAGCCGCTGGACGGGCCCAACGGCGCCGTCGAGATCGTCGACGACCGCACCCCGCCGCCCGACGACGAACTGCCGCCGGAGCCGCTGGACAACCCGCGCCGCCTCCTGGTGTGGCCCGCGCCGGACATGTCCACCCAGCAGGCGCTGAGCGACCGCGGCTACCGTCCGGTGATCGTGAACTCCCGTGAGGAGGTGGACGCGCAGATCGCCGCGTACCCGGCGGCGCTGTTCGTCGACCCGCTGACCGGGCCGATCACCCGGACCGCGCTGCAGTCGCTGCGTACGGCGGCGGTCGCCGCCGAGGTGCCGGTGCTGGTGACCGCGGGGCTCGGCCAGGCGACGCGCGAGGCGGCGTACGGCGCCGACCCGGCCGTCCTGCTCAAGGCGCTCGCGCCGCGCGACAGCGAGCAGCATCCGTCGCGCGTGCTGCTGATCGAGGAGCACGAGCCGATCGCGATGGCGCTGACGGCGACGCTCGAGCGGCGCGGCATGCAGGTCGCCCGCGCCGCGACGGACGCGGACGCGGTCTCGCTCGCGGCCCAGATGCGGCCGAACCTGGTGGTGATGGACCTGATGCAGGTACGCCGCCGCCGGGCCGGGATCGTCGACTGGCTGCGCGGCAACGGACTGCTCAACCGCACCCCGCTGGTCGTCTACACCTCCGCGGACATCGACCCGGCGAACCTGTCCCGGCTGGCCTCGGGCGAGACGGTGCTGTTCCTCGCGGAGCGCTCGACGAGCGCGGAGGTGCAGTCGCGGATCGTGGACCTGCTGGCGAAGATCGGCACGAACTGA